The window GTCGCCGCCGTAACGGGAGCCGTAGACGCCGATCAGCTCGGTGAGATGCCTGGTCGCGTACAGCGTCGTACGGCCGCTTCCGGCGCCGCGCAGGACGACGTTCGAGTGGCCCAGGCGGATCACGTCGTCGATGCGGAAGGTGCCGGGCGGGATGAGCACCGTGCCACCGCCGGCCCTTCCGGCGGCGGCGATGGCACGGTTGATCGCGGGGGCGCAGTCCGTGGTGCCGTCGGGGACGGCGCCGTAGGCGGTGACGTCGGTGACGGGGCGGGGGCGGGTGGTTCGGGCGCGGCTGCCTGCCCGGCCTATGTACGGGATCTGCGGGTGGTCGAAGGGGCTGCGGGTGAACTCCCGCCAGATCGACGGGACTTCGGCGGCCTTCGCCGTGCCGGTCGTCGCGCCGAGCGCCACCGCGGTGGCGCCGATCAGGAGTGTGCGTCTGCCGATGTGCCCGTGGTTCATGTCCAGCCGCCCCTTCATATTCACGGATATGAACGACGTTCAGGAATGCGTTGGCGGTGAGCATGCCACGGGGCCCCTCGGCGGGGAAAGGGTCGTGCGAAGCCGGGATTTGAGCTACTGGCGCTCGGTCAGATGCTTGAACGCATCCAGATTGCGGGTCGACTCACCCCGGGCCGTCCGCCACTCGTACTCCTTGCGGATGGCGCTGGCGAAGCCCAGTTCCAGCAGGGTGTTGAAGGCGCCGTCGGCGGCCTCCAGGGTCTGGCCGAGCAGGCGGTCGAGGTCGTCGGCGGTGACGGCCGACAGGGGGAGCTTGGCGGTGACGTAGACGTCGCCGAGCTGGTCGACGGCGTAACTCACGCCGTACAGCTTGAGGTTGCGCTCGAGGAGCCAGCGGTGGACGCCGGACTCGTTCTCGTCGGGGTGGCGGATCACGAAGGCGTTGAGCGACAGGGAGTGGCGGCCGAGCAGCAGGGAGACCGTCGTCGACAGCTTGCGCGTGCCGGGGAGTTTCACCACGTAGGTGCCGGGGTCGGGGCGCTCCCACTCCAGTTCCGCGTCCTGGAGGAAGTCCTCGACGACCTGCTGTGCCTCACCCATGGTGGGAGCGTACGCGACGGCGGTGGGCCTGGGCCGCCGCCATGTAGACGTCCGCCGTGGCGGCGGCCGCGGTGTCCCAGCCGAACGACTGGGCGTGCCGGGCCGCGGCGGCGCCCATCCGGGCCGACAGGTCGGGGTTGTCGGCGAAATCGCGCAGCACGCGCGCGTAGGCGGCGGGTTGGTGGCCCTGTACGAGGAAACCGGTCTGCCCGTCGCGCACGGCCACCGGAAGTCCGCCGACCGACGCCGCGAGCACCGGCGTACCGGCCGCCTGTGCCTCTATGGCGACCAGGCCGAAGGACTCGCTGTAGGAGGGCATGACGAGGACCGAGGCGGCGCGGAACCAGTCCGCGAGCTGGTCCTGGCCGACGGGCGGGCGGAACCGTACGACATCGGCGATACCGAGCCGCGCGGCCAGCTTCTGCAGGCCCTCGGGCTTGGCGAGGCCGCTGCCGCTGGGGCCGCCGACGACGGGGACGAGGATGCGGGAGCGCAGCTCGGGGCGCTCGTCGAGCAGGACGGCGACCGCGCGGAGGAGGACGTCCGGGGCCTTCAGGGGCTGGATGCGGCCCGCGAAGAGCGGGATCAGGGCGTCCTGGGGCAGGCCGAGGCGGGCGCGGGCGGCGGCGCGGCCGTCGGCGGGGCTGAAGCGGTCGAGGTTGACGCCGGGGTGGACGACGGCGACCTTGTCGCGTTCGGCGGAGTAGTGCCGTACGAGCTCGTCGGCCTCCTCCGCCGTATTGGCGATGAGGCGGTCGGCGGCGACGACGATCTGGGTCTCGCCGATGACCCGGGCTGCGGGCTCGGGGGTGTCGCCCTCGGCGAGGTTGGCGTTCTTGACCTTGGCCATGGTGTGCATGGCGTGCACCAGGGGGGTGCCCCAGCGCTGGGCGGCGAGCCAGCCGACGTGGCCGGAGAGCCAGTAGTGCGAGTGGACGAGGTCGTAGTGGCCGGGGCGGTGGCCGGCCCAGGCCTGCATCACGCCGTGTGTGAAGGCGCAGAGCTGGGCGGGGAGTTCCTCCTTGGCGAGGCCCTCGTAGGGGCCGGCGTCGACGTGCCGGACGAGGACTCCGGGGGCCATCTCCACGGTCGGCGGGAGGGCGGCCGTGGTCGCGCGCGTGAAGATCTCGACCTCGATGTTGATCGCGGCGAGGCGCTGCGCGAGCTCCACGATGTAGACGTTCATGCCGCCGGCATCGCCGGTGCCGGGCTGGTGGAGCGGTGAGGTGTGCACGGAGAGCATCGCGATACGGCGGGGGCGGCGGTGCAGACGCAGCCGCGGGGGTGCCGCCGCGGAGCGCCGACCGAGCCTGCTGACGTAATGGCTCACGTGGCGGTCCTCCTCGCTGCGGGCATGTCTTTGGGAGGACGTGCGGGCCCTCCAGGGGGTCCAACACCGGAGTGGTCGGCTCCATTTCCGGCCCGGCGTTCTTTGCCGAATCATTACCGTGACTCGCTCAACCGTTCGAGGGTGGGGTGCGTGCACGGCGTCACCGCATACCCTTCTGAGCATGACCCGCGCCGCCTCCCGCCCCGTGGGAACGGTGACGCGCGGGACCACCAACCCCAATCGCCTGCGCCGTATGGACCGCTGGATCGCGGCGACGCACGGCGCCGAGCTGCGGCGGGCCGGGGAGGCCGTTGCGGTCGATCTCGGGTACGGCGCCACTCCCTGGACCGCCGTGGAGCTGCTCGGGCGGCTGCGTACCGTCGCGCCACGCGCGCGTGTGGTCGGCGTCGAGATCGAACCGGCCCGGGTCGCGGCCGCGCGGCCGTACGAGCGCGAGGGGCTCGTCTTCCGGCACGGGGGGTTCGAGATCCCGGTCCCCCAGCGGCCGATGCTGATCCGGGCCGCCAATGTGCTGCGGCAGTACGAGGAGGGCGAGGTCGCCGCCGTCTGGGAGCGGCTGTGCGCGCGGCTGGCTCCGGCGGGCGGGGGCTCGCGGGGCGGGCTGCTGGTCGAGGGGACCTGCGATGAGATCGGGCGGCGGCATGTGTGGGTCGCGCTCGGGCCCGAGGGGCCGCGGACGGTGACCTTCGCGACTCGGCTCGGGTCCCTGGAGCGGCCGTCGGACCTCGCCGAGCGGCTGCCGAAGGCGCTCATCCACCGGAACGTCCCCGGCGAACCGGTCCATGCCTTCCTGCGGGACTTCGACCGCGCCTGGGCCGCCGCCGCGCCCTATGCCTCCTACGGCGCCCGGCAGCGCTGGATGCGGGCGGTGCGGGAGTTGACGTCGGACTGGCCGGTGCTGGACGGGCCGGTGCGGTGGCGACAGGGGGAAGTCACCGTGGCGTGGGGGGCGTTGGCGCCGGCGGATCAGCGCCTCTGACGTACTGACCTGCGGGGAACGATCTCCCTGAGTCGTTCGTCACATAGGCGGGGAGATCGTCATGCGGGGGCGGGAAAGGGGGGAAGCAGCAGGATGCACAACCTCTGTCGTTTTACGGGGCAACATGGCACGATCCCCCAGACGCCCGTAAGTTACTGACGGTAAATCAGGTTGGGGGAAGAGGTATGGGTACGGCCAGGCGCAGCCTCATCACCGCTGCCGTCACCGTGGTCTGCGCGGTGACCGTGCTGGCGGCACCAGGCACGGCGTTCGCGAGTCCGAACCCATCGCCCACCCCGAGCGCGACCTCGACTCCCGTGACCAACAAGGACCTTGAGGCCGTACGCAAGAAGCTGGACCGGCTCTATCACGACGCAGCCGTCGCCACCGACGCGTACAACCTGGCCGAGGAGAAGGCCGAGAAGCAGTCCTCCGAGATCGTGGCCCTGGCGAAGAAGATCGTGAAGGGCAAGAAGAAGCTGGACGATCTCAAGAAGCGGGCCGGCGCCGCGGCCGCCGCGCAGTACCGCAGCGGCGGACTGCCGGACGAGGCACAGCTGATGCTCAGCGACGACCCGCAGGAGTTTCTCGACGGCGCGGGCCGGGTGATCCAGGGCGAGCGCGCCACCAAGGGACTGCTCGGCGAAATGACCCGCACCCAGCAGGACTTGGAGCAGTACGCGAAGGACGCCTCCACCCAGTGGGAGAAGCTGGAGGCGAACCGCAAGGCCAAGGCCAAGGCCAAGGCGAAGATCAAGAAGCAGATCGCGGCCGCCGAGAAGCTGGAGTCGGAGCTGGAGGCGGAGGAGAAGGAGCGCCTCGCCGAGCTGGAGCGGCAGGCCGCCTACAAGGCGCAGACCGCCTGGCTGGACTCCGGGATACTCGACGAGATCGACGGCAAGGCGTCCGCGCAGGGCAAGAAGGCCGTGGCGTATGCCACCGCACAGTTGGGCAAGCCGTACGAATGGGGCGCCGAGGGGCCCGGCACCTTCGACTGCTCCGGGCTGACCTCACAGGCCTGGGCGGCGGCGGGACAGCCGATTCCGCGCACCTCGCAGGAACAGTGGAAGCAGCTCAAGCGCATCGACACCAAGGACATGCGCCCCGGCGACCTCATCATCTACAACGACGACGCCAGCCATGTCGCCATGTACGTCGGCGACGGCGCGATCGTGCACGCCCCGCGCCCCGGTCGCACCGTGACCGTCGCGGGAGCGGGGTCCATGCCGATCCTGGCGGTCGTACGACCGGACGTATGAGACCGGGGTCACGCGTACGGCCCCGGGGTGACCGGGGCCACGTGACGCACCGCACGCGGGTGGCCGATCCAAACTCCGGGCGGACGTGACGTTCGTCATTCCCGCAGCTCCACCACCCTGCCCAACTGCGGTACGGAACGCGGCATATGACAGTGGCCAGCCGCCGAACGGCGTGGCCTGCACCATTCCTTTGCGGTGCCGACTACCGCTATGGTCCCCGTCGGTGGGTCGAGGTCCCTCGTCCCCGCCATGCCCTCGGGGGGAGGGAAGGAACCCAAGACGATGCCCGTACCCGTACCGCGGCAGAGAGCGATCCCGGCCGTGGAGAGTGGTCAGGCGCAGGCGGCCGCGCCCACAGTCGGCGGCCCCTCGGCCGAGGAGGCCCCGCGCAAGGACGACACGGTCGAGCACACGCACAACCCCGGTGCCACCGGCACCGCCCACACCCAGCTGACGCTGCTGCTCATCGAGGACGATCCGGGCGGCTCCACTGTCCTGCCCGAACTGCTCGACTGGGCGGGCAAGCCGATCCGGGTGCGCACCGCCCGCAACCTCACCGAGGCCGAGCGGCTGCTCACCGACGACGTCCACTGCATCCTGCTGGACCTGACGCTGCCCGCGCCCGGCCGCGGTGACGACAGCGACGAGCTCGCCGTGCTCAAGCACGTGCTGGAGCTCGCACCCCGGCATGCCGTCCTCGCCCTGACCGCGTCCGGCGACGCCGAGCGCGGCGCGGAGGCGGTGCGGGTGGGCGCCCAGGACTATCTCCTCCGTGACGAGCTGGACGGCCGGCTGCTGAGCCGCGCGATCCGTTACGCGGTGGAGCGAAAACGTTCCGACTCCGCCGAGCGCCGGCTCGCCGAGGGCCGGGTGCGGGCGCAGGAGAACCGCCGTCTCGAGCGGGGCCTGCTGCCCACGCCGCTGCTGGAGGGATCGCCACTGCGCTTCGCCGCGCGGTACCGGCCGGGGCGCTCACGGGCGCTGCTCGGCGGTGACTTCTACGACGTGGTCCGTACGGCCGACGGCACGGTGCACGCCATGATCGGTGACGTCTGTGGACACGGCCCCGACGAGGCCGCGCTCGGTGTCGAGCTGCGGATCGCCTGGCGGGCCCTGACGCTGGCCGGGCTGTGCGGGGACGAGCTGCTGTCGACGCTTCAGCAGGTCCTTGAGCACGAGCGGGCGGACGACGAGATCTTCGCGACGCTGTGCACGGTGGATATCGCGCCGGACGGTCGTCGGGCGGGGCTGTGTCTCGCGGGGCATCCGTCGCCGCTGCTGGCCCGTCCCGGGCGTTCGGCTCAGCTGCTGCCGTACGACAACAACGGTCCGGCGCTCGGGCTGCTGTCCGGGGCCCGATGGCCTCGGATGCAGGTGGAGCTGGGGGCCGAGTGGAGCCTGATGCTCTATACCGACGGGCTCATCGAGGGTCGGGTCGGTGAGGGTCGGGAGCGGCTGGGGCAGGACGGGATGGTGTCCATGGTCCGGCGGCAGATCGCGGAGGGGCTCCGCGGCGAGGCCTTGCTCGGGGCTGCCGTCAATGAGGTCCGGAACCTCAATGGTGGCGAGCTGACCGATGACGTGGCTGTGCTGTTGCTCGATCGGGTGGGGTGAGCGGTAGTTACCGTCCGCCGTTCCAAGGGCCGTACGGACCGTCGCTGCTCGAACCCCTCCGTGTGCTGCGGCCGCCCCCGGGCAGGCTGCGGAGTGCCGGGCGGACGTCGACCATGTAGACGATCGTCGCGATGAGGCCGATGATCGGCAGGAACGACAGGATGTTGAAGATCAGGTTCACCACGAAGGCGAGCCCGAGGATGATCAGCCAGAACGGCTTGGTCTTCTTGTCGGCCGCGCGGTAGGCGTCCTCACGGCGTGTGGCGGCGTCGATCAGCGCGAAGCCGCTGAAGAGGATCAGGGCCATGCTCAACAGCCACATGAAGTTTGTGAAGCCCTGCATCAGCACAACATCCACCACCCGACTCGGCTCGTCCCTACGCGGTCACCGTACCCGCAACGGCAGGCCCGCTACCCGGTCAACGGGCCGAGCACCCGGTAAGTGCCCGACCCGTCCGGTTATCGCCCCGCGTGCTTACTTCGCGGGCGGAGTCGACTTCTTGGCGGTCGTCTTGCGCGGCGCCGTCTTCTTTGCGGTGGTGGACTTCTTCGGCGCGGCCGTCGCGGCGGGCTTGTCCTCGGCCGGCTTGTCCTCTTCCTTGGCCTCGGCGGGCTCGGCCTTGGGCTCGACGGCCACGGCGAGCTCCTCGATCTCCTCGGCCGCCTCGCCGCGCCAGGTCTTCACGGTCTGCTCGCCGTGCTCGGCGACCTTCTCGTAGGTCTCACGGGCCTTCACGGCGTACTCGGCGGCCACGCCGACGCCGCGCAGCGCGAAGTCCTGGGCGCTCTCGCCGATCTTCTTCAGGTCGGTGTCGAGGGTGGTGCCGAGCTTCTTCAGATCACCGTCGAGGGTGTTGATGAACTCGCTGACCTTGGCCTGGAGGGTCTCCTGCGTCTCCTTGACGCGGGCCTGCGCCTCCTTGGCGCGGGACGCGGCCTTCTCCTGGACGGCCTTCGGGTCGGTGTTGCGCACGGCCTCGATCCGCGCCGGGGCCTCGGCGCGCAGCTGCTCCACCAGGCCGGGGACCTTCTTGGCCTGCTGGAAGGCCAGGTCGGCGGTGCCGGCGGCGAAGTAGAGCGGGGTCGGGTCGCTGAGGGTCTTACGGAGGTCGTCGGTGATGGCCATGGTGATGGTCCTCCCGGGGTCGCTTGCAGCTGAGGGTTGGGTGGGTGTGCTCCCGTGGGCGCGTGCGACGGCGGCCGGTTGCCCGGCTCAGCCGGCCGACTGCCGCGGCTCCTGCGGGTCCTCGGTGTCCGTTGTTACGTCTCTTGCGTCTATTACGTCGGCGTCCTTGCCGTCGTCGGTCGTGCCGTCGGCGTTCTCGGCCGCCGTGATCCCGAAGCCGTTCTCCTTGCGGAAGGACTCGTAGATCTGGAGCAGCGCCTGCTTCTGCTGCTCGGTCAGCGTGGGATCGGCGAGGATGACGGCGCGCGTCTCCACCTCGTCCCGGTCCCGCTCGGCGTCCAGGATTCCGGCCCGCACATACAGCGTCTCGGCGGAGATCCGCAGCGCCTTGGCGACCTGCTGCAGAACCTCCGCGCTCGGCTTGCGCAGCCCGCGCTCGATCTGGCTCAGATACGGATTGGACACCCCGGCGGCATCGGCGAGCTGCCGCAACGAGAGCTGGGCGTTGCGCCGCTGCTCGCGCAGATACTCACCGAGATTGCCGACGTTGAGCGTTGCCATATCCCCACCTTGCCCCACCGGCGCTAACTATTGCAAGCACCCGCTTGCAATAGTGCGCCATGTCATGCCGCAGCCGCACTCCGCTAGCGTCGGGCCCGTGATCGTATGGCTCAACGGCACCCATGGCGCGGGCAAGACGACGACCAGTCCCCTCGTGCAGCAGCTGATCCCGGATTCGCGGGTGTTCGACGCCGAGAAGGTCGGCGAGACGCTGATGGACATCACACCGGGGCTGCCCGCGACGGACAACTTTCAGCACTGGCCGCCGTGGCGGCCGCTCGTCGTGGAGACTGCCCGGCGGGTGCTCGACTACACCGGCGGGACTCTGGTGGTGCCCATGACGGTGCTGGTCGAGCAGTACTGGCGCGAGATCAGTACGGGGCTCGCCCAACACGCCATTCCGGTACGGCACTTCGTTCTCCACGCCGACCAGGACACCCTCCGCGGGCGCATCGCGGGCGACAGTGTCCTGGGCCCCGACTCGCCGTTCCGTCTCCGATACCTCGAGCCCTACGCCGAGGCGGCCCGCACCTGGCTGCACGCCGAGGCCGAGGTCGTCGACACCACCCACCTCACGCCCGCCCAGGCCGCCCGGCGGATCGCGGAGGCCGTCAAGGGCTGAGGCGGGTGCGCTAGCTAGCGCAGCGTCAGGCGGGTCTCCGACTCGATGTGGGTCAGCTTCTCGGGGTTGCGGACGTAGTAGAGGCCGGTGATGCGGTCGTCGTCCAGGCGGATCGCCATGATGCCGTCGGTCTCGCCGTTCACGCGGAGGGCGAGGGCCGGGTGGCCGTTCACCACGGTGGGCTCGTAGGCGATCGTGACCTTGGCCTTTCCGATGCCGCCGATGATGTAGCGGCCCACCCGGTCGGCGCCGAGGATCGGGCGTACCGCGCCCTGCTTGAGCCCACCGGCGTCGGCCATGAAGACGACGTCGGGGGCGAGGACGTCGAGCAGGCCCTGGAGGTCGCCGGTCTCCAGGGTGCGCCGGAAGGAGTCCAGCGCCGCCCGGGTCCGGCTCGCGGAGACGGCCTCGCGGGGGCGGCGGGCCTCGACGTGCTGCCGGGCCCGGTGGGCGATCTGGCGTACGGCCGCCGGGGTCTTGTCGACGGCGGCCGCGATCTCGTCGTAGCCGACGTCGAAGACCTCGCGCAGGACGAACACGGCGCGTTCCGTCGGCGTGAGGGTCTCCAGGACGAGCATGAGCGCCATCGAGACGCTCTCGGCGAGCTCGACGTCCTCGGCCACGTCCGGCGAGGTGAGCAGCGGCTCCGGCAGCCACGGGCCCACGTACGCCTCCTTGCGGCGCTTCATGCTGCGCAGGCGGTTGAGCGACTGCCGGGTGGTCATCCGGACCAGGTAGGCCCGGGGGTCACGCACCTGGTCCAGGTCGAGTTCGACCCACCGCAGCCAGGTCTCCTGGAGGACGTCCTCGGCGTCGGCCGCGGAGCCGAGCATCTCGTAGGCGACGGTGAACAGGAGGTTGCGGTGGGCGACGAAGATCTCGGTCGCCGAGTCGGTGGCGTGATCACTCATGGTCGGTCTCTCCCCAGTGCGGGCGCTGGTTAGGCCACGTGTTCGACGGTGGCCTCGTCGCGCTTGGCCTCCAGCAGTTGGCCCCGCTTGGGGCCGCCCGAGACCTTGTGCAGGCGGTACGAGCCCGGCTTGTTCGCCTCGCCGGACAGGTGCCCGACGATGCCCTTGCACACGAACTCCTTGAGCTTCGCGCCGGGGCGGCCGCCGATGTGGAACCACACCGCCTCGTCGTACCGGTGGGCGAACTGGAAGATGCCGGCCCCTCGGCCGAGGCTGATGCACTGGCCCGCGAAGGCCGTGTTGAGGGTCGAGGGCTGCTCCCCCGCGATCCGGCTGAGCACGGTGTCCGCGGCCCGCGCCCCGAGCGGCATCGCGGCCTGGCAGCTCATCCGCAGCGGCAGGTCCGACGGGGCCGCGGAGTCGCCGGCCGCGACGATGCGTACGTCGTCCACGCTGGTCAGCGTCTCGTCGGTGAGCAGGCGGCCCACGGCGTCGGTGCTCAGCCCGCTGCGCGCGGCCAGATCCGGTACCCCGAACCCGGCGGTCCAGATGGTCACGGCACTCGGCACCGCACGGCCGTCGTCCAGCCGTACGGCCTCCCGCGTCACGGCGGTCGCCCTGCTGCCGGGCCCGTCCAGGACGGTCACCCCGAGCTCGGCCATCCGCCGGTCGACGGAACGCCGCCCACGTGCGTGCAGATACGGCCCGAGCTCCCCACCGCACACGAGCGTGACGGCACGCCCCTCCTCCGCCAGCTCGGCGGCGACCTCGATCCCGAGCGGCCCGGCGCCGACGACGGTGACCGGGGCGGAGGTGGGGGTGTCGTACAGAACGGCCCGGAGCCGCTCCGCCTCCTCGAAGGTGGCGACGGGGTGGGCGAACTCGTCGGCACCGGGGACGCCGGACCGGGCGCTGCCGCTACCGACGGCATAGACGAGATAGTCGTACGAGAGGGTGCCCCCGGAAGCCAGGACCACCCCCCGCCCGGCGGCATCGATACGGCTCACCGAGTCGACGACCAGCCGCACCCCCTCGGCCAGCACCTCCCGGTACTCGACGACGGCGTCATCGGACCCACCCACCAGCTGATGCAGCCGAACCCGCTCGACGAAGCTCGCCCGCGGATTGACGACGGTCACCCGCACGTCCTCGCACTGCGTGATCCGATTGGCCGCCATCACCCCGGCGTACCCGCCCCCCACGACGACGACCTCGATGTTCTCAGTCACGGTGCCTCCTCCGATTCCAGGGATTCGGCCTTAAGACACCGGGCGGGGGGTGGCTGTGACAGGACGTGATCCAGATCACTTCAGGACAATGGGGGCATGGATACGGAAGACCAGAACCTGTTGGCCCGGGGGCGCGTCGCGACTCGGCTGCCCGCCCAGGATCTTGCGCGGGCTCGGCGGTTCTATGCCGAGAAGTTGGGGCTTGAGGCTGTTGATGAGCGGCCCGGGGGGTTGCTCTATCGGTGCGGCGGGACCGAGTTCGCCTTGTTTGCGTCCAGTGGGGTTTCGCCGGGGACTTTTACGCAGATGGGGTGGCAGGTCGATGACCTCGATGCCGTTGTCGGGGAGCTTCGGCGGCGGGGGGTGGTGTTCGAGGATGTGGATGTTCCCGGGCTGCGCACCCGGGACGGGATCGCCGATATCGACGGGAACTATCCGAGCAAGGGTGCCTGTGGTGAGCGTGCCGCCTGGTTTCGGGACAGTGAGGGGAATCTGATCGGGATCGGGGAGCCTGTCGTCTGAGCCGGGCCCGGCTCTCAGGACGGCCCGGCTCTCAGGACTCCGTCTCCGACCTGCGCGCCCTGTTCGCCTCCCGCAGCACCGCCCATGCGTCCGCCACCGGGCCCACATGGGTCAGCTTCTCCGGGTTGATCACCGAGCGGATCGTCTGGACGCGGCCGTCCGCGATGTCGATCGCCATGATGTTGATGACCTTGCCGTCCCGGTCGCGGAAGATCACGCCCGGCTGGCCGTTCACCTCGTGCCGTTCGGCCTGGATGCCGATCAGGCCGAACGGCTGCGCCAGCCCGACCAGCAGCCGGGACACGTTCT of the Streptomyces sp. NBC_00287 genome contains:
- a CDS encoding YbjN domain-containing protein; translated protein: MGEAQQVVEDFLQDAELEWERPDPGTYVVKLPGTRKLSTTVSLLLGRHSLSLNAFVIRHPDENESGVHRWLLERNLKLYGVSYAVDQLGDVYVTAKLPLSAVTADDLDRLLGQTLEAADGAFNTLLELGFASAIRKEYEWRTARGESTRNLDAFKHLTERQ
- the mshA gene encoding D-inositol-3-phosphate glycosyltransferase; its protein translation is MSHYVSRLGRRSAAAPPRLRLHRRPRRIAMLSVHTSPLHQPGTGDAGGMNVYIVELAQRLAAINIEVEIFTRATTAALPPTVEMAPGVLVRHVDAGPYEGLAKEELPAQLCAFTHGVMQAWAGHRPGHYDLVHSHYWLSGHVGWLAAQRWGTPLVHAMHTMAKVKNANLAEGDTPEPAARVIGETQIVVAADRLIANTAEEADELVRHYSAERDKVAVVHPGVNLDRFSPADGRAAARARLGLPQDALIPLFAGRIQPLKAPDVLLRAVAVLLDERPELRSRILVPVVGGPSGSGLAKPEGLQKLAARLGIADVVRFRPPVGQDQLADWFRAASVLVMPSYSESFGLVAIEAQAAGTPVLAASVGGLPVAVRDGQTGFLVQGHQPAAYARVLRDFADNPDLSARMGAAAARHAQSFGWDTAAAATADVYMAAAQAHRRRVRSHHG
- a CDS encoding class I SAM-dependent methyltransferase, producing the protein MTRAASRPVGTVTRGTTNPNRLRRMDRWIAATHGAELRRAGEAVAVDLGYGATPWTAVELLGRLRTVAPRARVVGVEIEPARVAAARPYEREGLVFRHGGFEIPVPQRPMLIRAANVLRQYEEGEVAAVWERLCARLAPAGGGSRGGLLVEGTCDEIGRRHVWVALGPEGPRTVTFATRLGSLERPSDLAERLPKALIHRNVPGEPVHAFLRDFDRAWAAAAPYASYGARQRWMRAVRELTSDWPVLDGPVRWRQGEVTVAWGALAPADQRL
- a CDS encoding C40 family peptidase produces the protein MGTARRSLITAAVTVVCAVTVLAAPGTAFASPNPSPTPSATSTPVTNKDLEAVRKKLDRLYHDAAVATDAYNLAEEKAEKQSSEIVALAKKIVKGKKKLDDLKKRAGAAAAAQYRSGGLPDEAQLMLSDDPQEFLDGAGRVIQGERATKGLLGEMTRTQQDLEQYAKDASTQWEKLEANRKAKAKAKAKIKKQIAAAEKLESELEAEEKERLAELERQAAYKAQTAWLDSGILDEIDGKASAQGKKAVAYATAQLGKPYEWGAEGPGTFDCSGLTSQAWAAAGQPIPRTSQEQWKQLKRIDTKDMRPGDLIIYNDDASHVAMYVGDGAIVHAPRPGRTVTVAGAGSMPILAVVRPDV
- a CDS encoding PP2C family protein-serine/threonine phosphatase, whose translation is MPVPVPRQRAIPAVESGQAQAAAPTVGGPSAEEAPRKDDTVEHTHNPGATGTAHTQLTLLLIEDDPGGSTVLPELLDWAGKPIRVRTARNLTEAERLLTDDVHCILLDLTLPAPGRGDDSDELAVLKHVLELAPRHAVLALTASGDAERGAEAVRVGAQDYLLRDELDGRLLSRAIRYAVERKRSDSAERRLAEGRVRAQENRRLERGLLPTPLLEGSPLRFAARYRPGRSRALLGGDFYDVVRTADGTVHAMIGDVCGHGPDEAALGVELRIAWRALTLAGLCGDELLSTLQQVLEHERADDEIFATLCTVDIAPDGRRAGLCLAGHPSPLLARPGRSAQLLPYDNNGPALGLLSGARWPRMQVELGAEWSLMLYTDGLIEGRVGEGRERLGQDGMVSMVRRQIAEGLRGEALLGAAVNEVRNLNGGELTDDVAVLLLDRVG
- a CDS encoding DUF2516 family protein; translated protein: MQGFTNFMWLLSMALILFSGFALIDAATRREDAYRAADKKTKPFWLIILGLAFVVNLIFNILSFLPIIGLIATIVYMVDVRPALRSLPGGGRSTRRGSSSDGPYGPWNGGR
- a CDS encoding helix-turn-helix domain-containing protein, whose product is MATLNVGNLGEYLREQRRNAQLSLRQLADAAGVSNPYLSQIERGLRKPSAEVLQQVAKALRISAETLYVRAGILDAERDRDEVETRAVILADPTLTEQQKQALLQIYESFRKENGFGITAAENADGTTDDGKDADVIDARDVTTDTEDPQEPRQSAG
- a CDS encoding ATP-binding protein, translating into MIVWLNGTHGAGKTTTSPLVQQLIPDSRVFDAEKVGETLMDITPGLPATDNFQHWPPWRPLVVETARRVLDYTGGTLVVPMTVLVEQYWREISTGLAQHAIPVRHFVLHADQDTLRGRIAGDSVLGPDSPFRLRYLEPYAEAARTWLHAEAEVVDTTHLTPAQAARRIAEAVKG
- a CDS encoding RNA polymerase sigma-70 factor, with protein sequence MSDHATDSATEIFVAHRNLLFTVAYEMLGSAADAEDVLQETWLRWVELDLDQVRDPRAYLVRMTTRQSLNRLRSMKRRKEAYVGPWLPEPLLTSPDVAEDVELAESVSMALMLVLETLTPTERAVFVLREVFDVGYDEIAAAVDKTPAAVRQIAHRARQHVEARRPREAVSASRTRAALDSFRRTLETGDLQGLLDVLAPDVVFMADAGGLKQGAVRPILGADRVGRYIIGGIGKAKVTIAYEPTVVNGHPALALRVNGETDGIMAIRLDDDRITGLYYVRNPEKLTHIESETRLTLR
- a CDS encoding NAD(P)/FAD-dependent oxidoreductase — translated: MTENIEVVVVGGGYAGVMAANRITQCEDVRVTVVNPRASFVERVRLHQLVGGSDDAVVEYREVLAEGVRLVVDSVSRIDAAGRGVVLASGGTLSYDYLVYAVGSGSARSGVPGADEFAHPVATFEEAERLRAVLYDTPTSAPVTVVGAGPLGIEVAAELAEEGRAVTLVCGGELGPYLHARGRRSVDRRMAELGVTVLDGPGSRATAVTREAVRLDDGRAVPSAVTIWTAGFGVPDLAARSGLSTDAVGRLLTDETLTSVDDVRIVAAGDSAAPSDLPLRMSCQAAMPLGARAADTVLSRIAGEQPSTLNTAFAGQCISLGRGAGIFQFAHRYDEAVWFHIGGRPGAKLKEFVCKGIVGHLSGEANKPGSYRLHKVSGGPKRGQLLEAKRDEATVEHVA
- a CDS encoding VOC family protein; translated protein: MDTEDQNLLARGRVATRLPAQDLARARRFYAEKLGLEAVDERPGGLLYRCGGTEFALFASSGVSPGTFTQMGWQVDDLDAVVGELRRRGVVFEDVDVPGLRTRDGIADIDGNYPSKGACGERAAWFRDSEGNLIGIGEPVV